In the Leptospira sp. WS4.C2 genome, one interval contains:
- the dapF gene encoding diaminopimelate epimerase has translation MKINFTKMEGIGNDYVYIDATKNDIRLSPEQIQKLSDRNFGIGSDGVIFIRNSETGEFQMDMYNSDGSSSEMCGNGVRCVGKFVFDHGLTKNQKPTIETGKGVLTLDLKTGTTGKVEMVTVDMGEPILKPSLVPIVWPGDEAVINQVIEVQGKQYHFTAVSMGNPHCVIYVDDADAFPVREIGPLIENHPLFPKRVNVEFVSVRGKDHLYQRTWERGAGETLACGTGACAVTVASILNGKTGRSVQIDLRGGTLNIEWKENGSVMMTGPAKEVFSGEVEV, from the coding sequence ATGAAAATTAACTTCACCAAAATGGAAGGAATTGGAAATGACTACGTGTATATCGATGCCACAAAAAACGATATTCGCTTGAGTCCCGAACAAATCCAAAAACTATCCGACCGTAATTTTGGAATCGGTAGTGATGGGGTGATTTTTATCCGTAACTCAGAAACGGGTGAGTTCCAAATGGACATGTATAACTCGGATGGAAGTTCCTCTGAGATGTGTGGGAATGGCGTTCGTTGTGTCGGAAAGTTTGTTTTTGATCATGGCCTTACCAAAAACCAAAAACCTACCATAGAAACTGGGAAAGGTGTCCTCACCCTCGATTTAAAAACTGGCACCACGGGCAAAGTAGAAATGGTCACCGTGGATATGGGAGAACCCATCCTAAAACCATCTCTCGTTCCTATCGTCTGGCCAGGTGATGAAGCAGTCATCAACCAAGTGATCGAAGTCCAAGGTAAACAATATCATTTTACGGCTGTTAGTATGGGAAATCCACATTGTGTGATTTATGTGGATGATGCCGATGCCTTTCCCGTCAGAGAAATTGGCCCACTCATTGAAAATCATCCTCTGTTTCCTAAAAGGGTGAATGTGGAATTTGTGTCCGTCAGAGGAAAAGACCATCTCTACCAAAGGACTTGGGAGAGAGGAGCCGGAGAGACCTTAGCTTGCGGTACAGGGGCTTGTGCAGTGACTGTGGCTTCTATCTTAAATGGAAAGACAGGGCGGTCTGTGCAGATTGATCTACGCGGCGGAACTCTAAATATTGAATGGAAAGAAAATGGATCTGTGATGATGACAGGGCCCGCAAAAGAAGTATTTTCTGGAGAAGTGGAAGTTTAA
- a CDS encoding lysophospholipid acyltransferase family protein encodes MENTVDQVKKNVENIKKFVTPFFNLAVTTNVYGYHNIVPNGKLILTCNHRSDMDPFVIGSVFPRFISWIAAEYTTRIPLFKDLVEKTGTIPMAIDGNISMASIKKVQQVFKNGDVLGIFPEGHDYMVQNDFSAPLANFHSGFAAFSLRNKVDILPTVIIPDEETVTDYPIPPLVRAFMGMPKEVCDIKRRVVYKKINVVFGEVIKYENYAHLPLDKGMVEVSNETKRRMGELQKVDYLKK; translated from the coding sequence ATGGAAAACACCGTAGACCAAGTCAAAAAGAATGTTGAGAACATCAAAAAGTTTGTCACTCCGTTCTTTAATTTGGCTGTAACCACAAATGTCTACGGTTACCATAACATTGTACCGAACGGCAAACTCATCCTCACTTGCAACCATAGAAGTGATATGGATCCCTTTGTCATTGGTTCGGTTTTTCCCAGGTTTATTTCTTGGATTGCTGCAGAGTACACAACTCGCATTCCTCTTTTCAAAGACTTAGTCGAAAAGACGGGAACCATTCCCATGGCAATTGACGGAAATATCTCTATGGCCAGTATCAAAAAGGTACAGCAGGTCTTTAAAAATGGGGATGTACTTGGAATCTTTCCAGAAGGCCATGACTATATGGTGCAAAACGATTTTTCTGCCCCTCTTGCCAACTTCCATTCTGGGTTTGCTGCCTTTAGCCTTCGCAACAAAGTCGATATCTTACCTACAGTCATCATCCCTGATGAAGAAACAGTCACAGATTATCCCATCCCTCCGCTGGTTCGTGCCTTTATGGGTATGCCAAAAGAAGTTTGCGATATCAAACGCCGGGTGGTTTATAAAAAAATCAACGTTGTGTTTGGTGAAGTGATTAAATATGAGAACTATGCCCACCTACCGCTTGACAAGGGTATGGTGGAAGTTTCGAATGAAACCAAACGTAGAATGGGTGAATTACAAAAGGTAGATTATTTAAAGAAATAA
- a CDS encoding DUF4468 domain-containing protein, with amino-acid sequence MMPKRLILLVIFFLLFQNSMCLKLWTVSSKYRTTEDSRDHKTYQKTRSYLKAKQWLEYKLDPELSKIEFENQETGEIRGIGLIKCYVPYGIGEVDANEHEFEYIVNVRDGHAEMQINKIFSFIRDPNDIILNYGPKNEKVAKITIRSCFRPLMDDFFEFIK; translated from the coding sequence ATGATGCCAAAAAGACTCATCCTATTAGTTATCTTTTTCCTTTTGTTTCAGAACTCCATGTGTTTGAAACTTTGGACCGTATCTTCCAAATACCGAACTACCGAAGATTCCCGAGACCACAAAACCTATCAGAAAACTAGAAGTTATCTAAAGGCCAAACAGTGGCTGGAATACAAATTAGATCCAGAGTTATCTAAGATTGAATTTGAGAACCAAGAAACTGGAGAAATCAGAGGGATTGGCCTCATTAAATGTTACGTTCCTTATGGGATTGGGGAAGTGGATGCCAACGAACATGAATTTGAATACATTGTAAACGTTCGTGATGGCCATGCAGAGATGCAAATTAACAAAATCTTTTCCTTCATTCGGGATCCAAATGACATCATTTTGAACTATGGACCTAAAAATGAAAAGGTAGCCAAGATCACCATAAGGTCTTGTTTCAGGCCGCTTATGGATGATTTTTTTGAGTTTATAAAATAG
- a CDS encoding adenylate/guanylate cyclase domain-containing protein yields MKPGRTLQFIAFLLIYFIVPFCACLFTLLFANYTASAFLPDKFLALFEATETKIDLTLAIITWAPFPIITLILFFYSLPIAKFLFSSKGCNFISEERARHRIVHSPITISLLGFVGWELSTILSICRIDTLFPDAPHQSIITVSILFGFWGLFAFAFSYATTNYLNKLLIIPCVFPEGGLGKYAHGKQFSIVTKQFIFWAASTLFPIVLLIFGLLLRTNQNILNLHELVHNDVLFEVIAIMLVFSFAFAMSFASSLQHPLNQIEKATELIKEQKFDTRVKIFSSDELGLLGDAVNEMAEGLAERERIKDTFGRIVDPRVRDYLLSNEHSLGGKVVDASILFSDLRDFTKLSEKRKPEEVLYILNRYFQEMSNAIEIHGGFINKFIGDAILAVFGTPMPMADHAERAFATALQMQKNLDSLNAQFLAEGLTELKMGIGIHTGSLLVGNIGSANRMEFTVIGDTVNTASRVEGLCKGLKKNLLLTENTSVFLPEEIRSKLQSEGEYELKGRESKERIYSYSASE; encoded by the coding sequence ATGAAACCAGGCCGCACCCTCCAATTCATTGCATTTTTATTAATTTACTTTATCGTACCTTTTTGTGCCTGTTTGTTCACACTCTTATTTGCCAACTATACAGCCTCTGCCTTTTTGCCAGATAAGTTCTTAGCATTATTTGAAGCCACAGAAACAAAAATTGACCTAACACTTGCTATTATTACCTGGGCTCCCTTTCCCATCATTACTCTCATTTTGTTTTTTTACAGCCTACCCATTGCAAAATTTCTTTTTTCCTCCAAAGGTTGTAACTTTATCTCTGAAGAAAGAGCCCGTCACCGCATCGTCCACTCTCCCATCACCATTAGTTTATTAGGATTTGTTGGTTGGGAACTATCCACCATCCTAAGCATTTGTCGTATCGATACTCTTTTCCCAGATGCCCCCCACCAAAGTATCATCACCGTTTCGATTTTGTTTGGATTTTGGGGTTTATTTGCCTTTGCCTTTTCCTATGCCACAACCAACTACTTAAACAAGTTGCTAATCATCCCTTGTGTATTTCCTGAAGGGGGGCTTGGAAAATATGCTCATGGAAAACAATTTTCCATTGTAACAAAACAATTTATCTTTTGGGCTGCATCGACACTCTTTCCCATTGTACTTTTGATCTTTGGACTCCTGCTCAGAACCAATCAAAACATTCTAAATCTTCATGAACTGGTTCATAATGACGTACTTTTTGAAGTCATTGCCATTATGCTCGTTTTTTCTTTTGCCTTTGCCATGTCTTTTGCATCCAGTTTGCAACACCCACTCAACCAAATCGAAAAAGCAACAGAACTCATCAAAGAACAAAAGTTTGATACCAGGGTCAAAATATTTAGCTCTGACGAACTGGGCCTTCTCGGCGATGCGGTGAATGAAATGGCCGAAGGTCTTGCGGAAAGAGAAAGAATCAAAGATACCTTTGGTCGGATCGTAGACCCAAGAGTTCGCGACTACCTATTGTCCAACGAACACAGTCTAGGTGGAAAAGTAGTCGATGCCTCCATTTTATTTTCTGACCTAAGAGATTTTACAAAACTTTCGGAAAAAAGAAAACCAGAAGAAGTATTATACATCCTAAATCGTTACTTCCAAGAAATGAGTAATGCCATCGAAATCCACGGAGGATTTATCAACAAATTCATTGGCGACGCCATCCTTGCCGTCTTTGGAACCCCTATGCCCATGGCAGACCATGCCGAACGTGCATTTGCAACCGCTCTCCAAATGCAAAAAAATCTAGATTCGTTGAATGCACAATTTTTAGCAGAAGGACTTACCGAATTGAAAATGGGAATTGGCATCCATACAGGGAGCCTTCTTGTAGGAAACATCGGTTCTGCCAATCGGATGGAATTTACAGTCATTGGAGATACAGTCAATACGGCCTCACGAGTGGAAGGCCTATGTAAGGGGTTAAAGAAAAATCTACTCCTCACAGAAAACACCTCCGTTTTTTTACCGGAAGAAATTCGTTCTAAACTCCAATCGGAAGGGGAATACGAACTGAAAGGAAGAGAGTCCAAAGAGAGGATTTATTCCTATTCTGCCTCAGAATAA